CTTGATCCTTTTGGAGGGTGGCATCCGCCTCGGTATAGTCATAAGTGTTCCATGCCATGGTTTGTTGGGATCGGGACTCTGCCAATAGCCTAGCCTCCATGGCCTTGAGGGCTTGGTAGCGGTTTTTTTGAATCCGATAGGTTGCCATAGCCTGGGTATCTTCCAGAACAACCAGGGGGGCGTTGGCAAAGACCATCTCTCCCTCTTCAACAAGAATATGTTGAATAATACCGCCCTCCAGGTGTTGTACCGTGCGTCGGTACCCTTCTGGACTAATGGCGCCGGGTGCAATGGCCGCACTGGCAATGGGAGCTTGGGCTGACCAGCCTCCCAGCAAACCAAAAAAGAGTACAACCACCAGCACAGCCCCAAGCAGAGGTAGGCGAATAAGCTGCTTTAAATGAAGGGTGGCTGAGGCCGTTTGGTGTTCGGATGATCTCTTAAACATGGGTTGCTCCTACGGCCTGAGTAACAGCATGAGAAGAAGGTGTATTTGGGGCAGATTGGGTCGGTACCGCCACAGGGCGACGTATGGCGTTGCGATCACCGTAGCGGAGCAGACGGCCTTGATGCAAAATGGCCACTTTGTCTACCACCGCCATCAAAGCAGGGCGGTGGGTAACCACCACTACGGTTTGCCCCATGCCTTTGGCGGTTTCTATGGCTTTTACCAAAGCCGCTTCACCCTCGGCATCCAGATTGGCATTGGGTTCATCCAAGATTAGAAATTTAGGGTTGTCATAAAGGGCTCGGGCCAGACCAATACGTTGTCGTTGGCCCATGGAAAGGGGTAGGGGGTGCCCAGGGGTGATTGGGGTTTCATAGCCTTGAGGAAGCTGACGGATTAAACCATCAACCCCCGCTAACTGAGCGGCAAAGACCACTTTGGCTTCATCAAGCTTAGGGTTAAAACGGGCGATGTTCTCTTTTAAGGTTCCTGGCAGTAACTCCACGCCTTGAGGCAGATAGCCAATCCAGGCTCCCAATTGATCGGAGTTCCAGCCTGTTACCGGACGGTTGTCAAAACTCACCTGACCAGTGCTGGGTTTTGTGGCCCCAACCAACAGGCGGCAAAGGCTGCTTTTGCCACTGCCAGAAGGACCCACAATGGCCAGTACACTGCCTGCCTCAAGGGTTAGGGTCAGATCTTCCAGGATGGGGGCTTGGCCAGCCTCACGGTTTAAGGTCAATGCATCGAGCTGTATGGCACCACTTGGCTTGGGCAGAGCCATGCTATTAAGCGAGGCTTGGTTAGAAGGTAGCTTGGCCAGTTGCTGCCATGCACGGCGGGCAGAGATAAAATTACGCCAACCCCCAATCGCTTGCTCCATCGGGGCCAGACAACGACCAAGCATGATGGATGCGGCGATCATACCGCCTGCACTCAGTTCATTGCGTAAGACCAAGACAGCTCCCAAAGAGAGCACAATGATCTGAATACTCATACGAACCGCTTTGGTTGCCCCCCCCAGCAGTGCGCCACGTTCTGCTGTAACACGCTGCCAGTGGGAAGCTTCCGTCATACGGCTTATCCACTGATCTTGAATGGGCTGGGTCATGGCCATGGCTTTAACGGCATCTCCACTTTGCATGGCTGCCGTTAAAATTTGGGCATTTTCGCTTTGTAGGTTTTGTGTCCGGGCAATGCTTTGACGGCTGAGCAGCTCCGTAAGCAAGGCGATGGTGAGCAACATACCTGCCCCAATAATGGCTGCAAGACCTAACCATGGGTGCATCCAAGCTAAAATTAGAGCAAAAAAGAAGACCCACGGGGTATCGAGCAAGGCAAACAGACCGGGGCTGGACAAAAAATTTCGAATACGGCCCAGGTGTTGTAGACCATCAACGCTGGTAGGGTTTCCTTGAATGGTATGGGCAACCACTTGTTGGCTGCCCATCTGTTCCAACCAGCTGGCTGCACGGGCCATCAGGTTTTGTCTTAAGGCATCTAGAACACCCAGGGTAATTACACCCACGAGAGCTAACCCCATAAGACTGTAGAGGGTGGCATGGTGACCACTGGTTAAAACCCGGTCGAACAGTTGCATCATGTATATGGGGCTAATAAGCATCAGCAAATTAACCCCAATACTCATGCAGGCTGCCCATAAAATGGGTTTGTGTAGGGCGCGTAGCAGTTCTTGCATGGTTGGACCCCTCATCTGAGTAAAAAGGGGCTTCCTTGCCTATCATGGTTAACATCCTTGCTAACCAGGATACTTAGGTTGCTGGGGTTACCTGTGTATCCAACCCTATTTACAAGGCAGAGCTTGGGCCAACTCAGTAAAAAATATAAATATTACTAATATTACAGGTGCTTGATATTGCTAACCTGCACAACAAACAACGCGGCTGATTTACAGTCTACTGTAGTCAATCGTTTGCGCCTTAGGGTGAGGAAGAGAAATGTTCACTCTTTTCCATATGTAAATAAATGTTTACTGTAATGGTTTGTATGTGGCGATGTCTGAGCAGTTGGCGTAGAGCGTGCAACGTTTAGAAGAAGAGAGGTTATGAAGGTGTTTAACCCCATCTCTATAACTCTTAGAGGGTCAATAGATCATGGATGATATCCGGCATATTAAGCGGGAGATACCCAATGGGACTGGGTGATGGCATGAAACCGAGAGTCAGGTTACAAAGCGGAATTTTTTTGACGCTTATGCTGACCTATGGCAGCACAGCTTATGGGGTGGAAAATCCTCTAAACCAAGTCTTTTCTGAGTTATTCCCAGACCAGGAGCTTCAGAAACAGGAGTGTGAGCAGGGTGCCCAAGTGCTGGAAAATCATCACCAGCAGGTGGATCTGGCTCAAAAACGGCTGAATAGGGCAGAGCAGCACCTTCAGAGTATTCAGGCTCAAATTACTCAGTATAAAGAGCAAGAGGCTTTGGTTCAGGTGCTGGAGGATGCCCGTATTCTGTCCGAAACCCACCTTAATTCCCGGTACATGCAGCATCAGCAGGCTTTTAAAGAGATGGCCAAAGTTAAAAGCCGCTATAGCGTGCACTGTGGTGCCCTCTCTACTTCGGATGTGACCTCTCAGAATTCACAACACTCTTGGTTGCAGCATAACCGCATGGATATCGCCACTTTTGTGTCCGCAGCGGCAAAGTCGAATTCTGTCAATAAAATAGATGAAGTGCCACCTTCTGAAGAAGAGGCCCAGCTTGTTAAGGATGGGGAGAGGGGGGCGGCTCATGCTTCAACGGTTTCATCAGAGCCGTTAGAGAGTACGTACAATTCAACCACGGCTGAAGATCAAACCTTAGAGCCTGTGGTGGAAGCTTCCCCTTACCTGGGGCGTAAACTTCACACTCAACCTGCCATGCCACCTGTCTCCTATCAGTCTTTTTATATGGCTCAGTGGTTACAGCCGGCAGCAGGGGCTGCTTTAGCCCAAGTCTCTACACACGCAACGCAGCCAACTGGTTTTTCCCCACAGCCTAAGCAGGTTAAGAAAACGGTCTATCGCGCGACCCATCCGTTATCAAAAGGGTCTGCAAACCACGTTACACGTATTAAACTGAAACCTGTGCAGGTTATACGGACCAAACGGTTGGCAAGTGATTTGTCTAAGAAATTGGTTTATTTGGGGAGTTTTAGTAACCGGACGGCACTGGCAAAGATGAAGCTACAGGTAAGTAATGTGCTGGCCATTAGTCCTGATCAGTTTGTACAACGCTCTTTTTATGATGGACGCTTAACCCGTCTCTACCTAGGACCTATGCAGCAGGATATGGCTCAGCAAGCCATGCAACAGGTGGCCGGTAAGCTCTCTTTAGATCATTTAAAAATTGTCATGGAAAAACGTCTGTAGCCATTTGCACATATAGGATCAGCGGATGGGGCAATCATCCCGAACTTCAAACAGGGAGAAGAAGTTACTGTTTTTAAGGGCACCTGATACCTGAGGGGTCGGGTTGCACAGCTTGACCTTTTTAGGCTTACTACCCATCTGCTCAAACAAAACCAACAACATGCCTAATCCGGCGCTGTCTATGGTGTTGACCATATCCATGTGGATCGTACACGTATGGTTTGGTTGCAGTGTCTGTATAGACTTCATAAAGGGCTGATGTGCAAAATGATTCAGCTCTCCCTTTAGGACCAGCGCAATCTGATCCCCTTCTTCAATGCGTTGAATATCCATTACAACCTATATCGAGCTAAAAAAAGTCATCGAAATAGGGCTTGGTTGAAAAATGCTCACCAGACCCCTCTACACCCACCCATCACGATAGTTTTACTCTGTACAGCTTGCAAGCGCTTATCTTACTTTTTTATGGGTGATCGCTAAACCAACCCCATACGCATGGCGTAGCGCACCACATCAGCCGTGGTATGTAGATTAAGCTTACGCATAAGTCGTGTACGGTGGGTATCCACTGTTTTAGGGCTAATACCCAAGGTCCGTGCGATCTCTTTATTGGTTTGTCCTTCGGCGACCAGTTTAACCACCTCTTTTTCACGGGGAGATAGCTGTACGGGTAGGTCATCCAACCGCTCTAATTCATTGACTTTCTCTTCGACGACCGCACTGATAAAACGTTTGCCTGCAGCAACAGCCGCAATGGCATCCTGTAGTTCAGAAAAGGCATTATCCTTCACCACATATCCTAATGCACCGGCCTGATCAGCCTTAATCGCCAAGGTTGGATCATCATGCATGGTTAACAGTAAAAGCCGGGTAGTTAGTCCCTCAGAGACAACCTGTTTAACCACATCTAGCCCATTTAAACCGGGCATGGAGATATCCAATAAGGCGACGTCTGGTTTTAAGGAACGGATCAGTTCCAGTGCTTCATCACCACGTCCGGCTTCACCAATAATCTCAACCTCACTATGTGCACTTAACAGATGGGCCAGGCCTTGGCGAAAAATGGTGTGGTCGTCAGCCATGATGATTCGTATCATTCCGGTACCCTTACCGATATGGTGAGCCCCTTTTCAGGAGCCGTGGTAAATTGAGCGGTGCCGCCCAGGCGTTCGGCCTGTTCAGAAATAATGGAAAGTCCTAACCCTTTGGCTGTACGACGGGCCTGTTCCAGATCCATACCCACCCCATCATCCGCCACGACAAGCGTAATGCCTTCTCCTTCAACATGCTGTAGCTCCACCCGTAACGTTGTCGCCTGGGCATGTTTTAAGGCGTTGGTCAGACCCTCCTGCAGAATACGGAACAGATTGTAGGTGATCTCGGCATCTAGTCCATCAAAATTACCAGAGGCATGTAGCTCAAGCTCACCCTCCCAGTTGCGCCCTAACCGGTGACACCACCAGCGCATGGCCTCTTCCAAATTCATGCGTTCTAAAAAAGAGGGACGCAAAACAGTGGTAATATCCCGTAACTGGCCAATGGCATCTTGCAGTTCAGCTACTTCATCTTTTAAGCTGATACCTGCTTGATCGGCAGGTAGGCTTTTCATCTCTAAGCCAAGTTTAATGGCTTGAAGTGATTGACCAATGCTCTCATGCAGCAGGTTACCCAAACGTTTGCGTTCTTCAATTTCCAGCTTATTTTTTAGGTGCCTTAAAGATTCCTGCAAGGCCTTTTTTTCGGTGATATCAGTAATGCTCTCTAGTCTCGCCAACCGATTATCTACCCAGCGAATGGCCAGTACGCGAACGGCATACCAGCGCTTTTCTGAGGGATGAAAATATTCACCGGAAATACCCCGGTGGGGGTCCCCTTCAGGACCTACCAGTACGGTATCGTTGCACAAGGCATCCCTAAGCTCAGGTTCCATATGCAAAGATTGATGATGCTGAGCACAAGGTAGACTTTGCTGCCGGGTGTTGGCCATGGCATTGATAAAAAAGCTCTCATTTTGATCCAGGGTTGTCACCCGAACCATGGCATCCAGCCCATCCAAAACCGTTTGCAAACGTTGATTGGCCTGCTTTAAGGAGGCTTCATAATGGTGGCGCAGCGTGACATCCCGTGAGATCCCCTGATAGCCTTTAAAGTGCCCTTGGTTATCATAAAAGGGCACGCCATTGGTCTCTAAAATCACATGACGACCCGATTGAGCATGTAGCATGTTACTGGTAAAAACCTCAAGGGGGCGTTGACGGCTGGCTATTTCTGCAAACAGCTGCTCGACCCGGTGGCGTTCTTCAGGCTCCATCAATTGGTGAGGTGGTTTACCCATAATCTCGTCAGGCTTAAACCCAAGTAGATCCGAGACCCGAGGGCTGCTGTAACTGAAATTGCCATCCTTATCCAGTTCCCACACCCAATCGGTTATATTATCCAGCAAATTACGGTATCGATTTTCACTTTCACGTAAAAGTTTTTCAGTCCGCTTACGCTCTGTCAACTCTTGGGTTAACCCTTCACGAGAGCGGGTAATCTCCAGTGAAAAGCGGTTTAAAAGATGGTTTAACGCAAAAAGTTGATCCCCTCTTTTGGGAACCTCCAGTTGAACCCCAAGGTTTTGTTCTGAAAAACGATTAATTTGGTAGGAGAGTCGTTTTAACTTACCAGACAACCAAAAGAGGATCAGCACAAAGGTGGCAATAAAGACCAGGGTCGAGATCATTTTCTCTGTCCGGCCTGTTTTTAAAATTTGTTGGTGAAGATCATCCACCGCAGAGCGTGGAATAAGGGCTGCCACCTGAAAGGTCATTTCTGATGAAAAGGCGTAATTAAAGAAATCCTGCCCAACAAAGAGGTAGGTTTGTGCCAGCTGGGCCATGGCGGTACCCACCGGTACCGTGTGGGGGTCACTGCTGGCAATGACATGCTCTTCTTGCTCATCAATAAAAACCTGAATACCTTCCAGATCGAACTGACGGGTAAAATCGATAAGAAAACGATCATCCAGTGGCAGAATTAACGCCAGCACTCCCATGGTTTCGCCAATGGCATCTCGCACAGGCTCTGCAGCAATAAAGAGCGGTACCCCGTTGGATTGAGTAATGCTAGATGGTCCCCCCTCACTCAAATAGTCCAGCAGTTCGGGGGTCAGGTAGTTTTTATCTAAATCGCGCCGACCGTTGGTGAACAGCTCCTGCATGTGATAATCCTCATCCAGGAGCAAAAAGCTGGCACTGCGGGTAAAATCCCGAATCATGGCAGAGGATGGTAGCCAGGAGGGGAGTCGTTCATGGATTTTAAGTTGGTGCTGTTCTCCCCAGCCCCAATCATGGCGAATACGTAGATAGTTAACCAGTTGAGCATGTTGCACAAAGAGCTGAGTCGTTTTTTTCTGCTGACGTAAATAGCCTTTTAACTGGGTTAGGCTACGGCTGAAACGGCGTTCAAGGGTATCTTCCAACTGTTGTGTAAAAAGCTTGCTGGCCCAGCGGTTTTGCATATGGTCGAGTACGTTCCATGAGAGAATACCAACCATGACCAGCAGAACCAGCACCTTAAGGGTGAGGGGAACCCGCTGTTGCCAAAAACGAATGATAGAGAGCTTGTGGTGTGCTCTCATTTGGGGGTTCCAATCAGCTCTTCACCACGAAAATTCCAACCAGCCTTTCGGAGTCTGTTAGAAGAGATCAGGTGAAATTTTTTAGGTAGTGTAGAGAGATTATCATTCAAATAAGTGATCAAGGCTTTTGCATGGGGGTTCTGGCCTGCTTCAGGGGTCCAAATGGCGATACTGTGGGTGCGATAAAAGGGGTAGCGCCCCTCAATTAATGCTTGATCATCATTGGGATGAAGACCATCAACCTTGAGAACCTTAACCGGATTTTTTGGCCCGCCAAATTGAATAACATCCCAAAGTACCTCATACCCGACGGCATTGGGATAACGGCCTACTTTTTGGATCATTTCAGGAATACTCCCCGCTTCATCAAGCCGAGGGGAGAAGAGATTTTCATCGGCCAAAATACGCCGCCAGTGGCCAGGGCGAATGGTACAATGTAGGCGCCCAACAGGCCATACAGCATGATTGTTTAGGTGCCCGCTCTGATAGCCTTTTATCTGCCCCCAGTCGGAAATATGACCTTGAAAAATATCCCTAACCTGTTTTTGTGTGAGATTTTCAATGGGGTTTTTGACAGAGGCCACAATGGCCAAGGATGAGATGGAGAGCGTGTGAAAGGTTAAGCCGGGAAGACGGTCTGTTTTTGCGGGCGGACAGCAAAAACCAGCAAGATCTACGCGTTTACGGTTGAGTAAGCCTTGAGACACGCCACATGTGCCCTCCTTAAGTACAATTTCAATACCTTGCTGTTTGGCAAACCGAGCCACAATAGGGGTAAGCGCCGCATAGAGGTGCTGATCCAGTGTCAGAGCTAAGTCAGCACCTTTGGCCCACTGTCCGTAGCGGATGGGCTGTTTTTGCCATTTCTCTGATTTTTTAACTCGGTAATCTGGATCAGAAAAGGAGTCACCCACAATACCGTGACCGTCCGCCCGGTATTCGCCCGGCTTACAGAAAGCTGCGTTGGTGGTTTGTTCTGGTCCCTTTTCAGCCCAAAGTGGTGCGGTGTATCCCATCCAGGTGCAGAGTGACAGTAAAAACACCATAGGCATGGCTGAAATGGGGTAGGGCATTATTAAGCCTCCAATAAGATATCAAAGTAGGCAGTTTAACAAATACCCCCCATTAGGCACCAGGGGGTGTAATGGGTTGAGTCTGGGCGCATGTGTGTTGCAGCGTCTGGGAGAAGGGAGGCTGTATGATGACGGAGCTTTAGGAGATCCGTATATAAAACCCATCCTTTTTGGGGCCATAGCTCCGTTGAGAGAGTGCGTTGTGTGCATGATGAGGAGATTCGTACGACCCCGACCGGCTCCACTCATGCTCTTTCTAGTGTTGTGGTGAATGAATATCTAAGGCCTTGCCAGAGCTCCCTTGTTGGATGCATCGCTTGTACCCGTACACATCCCTTGCTTGATAAACGGTTTGTATCTCAGGTAAAGATCGACATCTCTTGATATGATGGAAAATTTCTGTCAGGTGTTTTATGCGTTGGCATTCAGGCTTATTGTAGTGAGAGTATCTGAACTCTGTTTGGAAAGCGTGTAGATACTTCAGGCAATAATTGGGTTGGGTAAAACAGCTGAACAGAAAAAAAACACAGACGACTACAGCCTGGGATGTTGTTGTTTAGGCGTAACTGGTTGCCTTACAGCCGTTATTTGGTAAAAGTACCGACCAGCGGGGCAAATAAGCAGAACAACAACGTTTATGATCATCTTCGTCGTATGTTTGCAGACCATTATTTTTTAAAGAGGTAGAGTGGGCTTTGACCTACTTATTTTATTCCTAACCCAAATAAACGAGATTGAGATGAAAACATTGGATACACCTACCCCAGAACAGATAAAACAGGCCAGAAAGTCTGCCGGATTAACCCAGGAAGGTGCGGCGGTATTAATTCACCGTAAAGGGCGGGCGTGGCGTAAATGGGAAGGGCAAAATCACAGTATGGATCTGGCCATATGGGAGCTGTTTTTAATTAAGAGTAACCAACTACATTTGGCCACCTATACCAACACTATGCCAACCTAATTCTTATTTGATGATTGTCTGGGCGATGTTCACCATGCATAGCTAAGCTCAGCAACTAGTCGGTAAGTGGTGTGCTGTGTTAATAGGTAGAATAAAGAGCCATCCTGGCTGTGTGGTTGAGGTCTTTTTAGCTGGAAAAACTTAGGGGTGCAGAGTTATCGACAGTCATATGCTGGATGAGGTGTAGGATAAAGAATAGCCCTATCATAGGCGAGAAGCCTCACTTAAAACAGGGCATATGTCGACTAGTAGACTGAAAGTGCCATGGTTAGGTGGAATAATTCAGGTGGACATTAAAGCATCGGCTGAATCTCTTCAGTCAACCATTGGGTAGGCTTGTTCCTGTTATAAATGAATGAGGGATAAGGTCACGGCTACGGATTTAGAAAATTTGTCAAAAATATTACTGAAACTTAAGAGAACGCCCCTACATCACACATCCTTTTTACAGGTAGATCCCCAGTTGGGTGCGCAAAAAGAGAGTGCGCCAGCACACTAAAGCATGCTCTATAGGGCATCGGTTTGGCCTTTTGCTCTTCATCTTATTGGGTAAGTGTTTTGTAAGCTGTATAGTGCCTAGAGAAATCAGCGGTTGTGCCAATTCCAAGCTGTTTGCATGATATTCTCTAACTGAGAATGTTGAGGCCAGTTGGGTAGAAAAGAGGGGGAATGATCCAAGGCTGCAACCAATATGGCCGGATCACCTGTGCGACGAGGAGCGTAGCGAACAGGCAAAGATTTGCCAGAGGTCTGTTCTGCAGCTGAAATGATTTCCTGTACAGAGTAACCCTGTCCGGTGCCTAAATTGGTACATATGTTACCTGGGTGGGTCAGTAGGCTTTGCAAGGCTGCGACGTGGGCAGTGGCTAAATCCGTGACATGAATATAATCCCGAATGGCTGTGCCATCCGCGGTTGGATAGTCCTCCCCAAAAACTTCAAGATAGGGGTGTTTACCTAGTATGGTTTGAAATGCCAAGGGTATTAAATGGCTTTCTGGCTGGTGGTTTTCACCCAACACCCCATCTTTATCCGCACCTGCGGCATTGAAATACCGTAAAATGCCATACTTCCACTCTTTGGCTTGATGGAGATCTCTTAAAGCTTGTTCTATAATAAGTTTGCTCCACCCATAGGGGCTAATGGGCATCTGCTGATGAGTGGTGGGAATGGGGATTTGAGTAGGGATGCCATAGGTTGCACAAGAGCTTGAGAAAATAATGGTACGGCAAGCGAACTGCTCCATCACCTGCAAAAGTGAAAGTGTGTTGGCGACATTGTTGTCATAATATTTAAGAGGGTCGAATATGGATGCCCCCACATGGGAATAGGCTGCAAAGTGCATAACCGCCAGGGGTTTATAGTCGGAAAAAACCTTCTTAATGAGCGAAGTATCTCCCATATTTCCTTTAATAAGGGGTCCCCACATGACCGCCTCTGGATGACCGGTCTCCAGTGTATCTATGGTGATGGGAGTAAAGCCTTGTGCATGTAATTCTTTGCATGTATGGCTGCCGATATATCCTGCGCCGCCCGTGACTAAAATATGTTGTGCCATTCATTCCTCAGGGCATAAACTTTAAAAATATTACCTTTTTGCGGTTACCCGCCGATCCTAGCACTCAATCAGCAAGGGTGCAAAGGAACCCATGTAAAGCGCAACAAATGGCTGATAGACTAAAAAATGGATAGGCCATTCAGTCGGTTCACGGTATTATAATGCCCCTCTAGGTCATGTATTGCAGATTAAGCATTCATCCCCATTCATCATGAACAGCTTTTTAGCCAGACCTATTAATACGATGAATTCAGGACTGATATTTTTCCATGAACGCTAATGACGCTTCACCAGAATATACCAACTTTATAGAAATATTATGCCAGCGAGCCGAGAAAACCCCGGATCAGGTAGCCTATCTGTTTTTAGGTGATGGTGAGAATGTTACCCACCGCTTAAACTATGCAGAGATTGACCAGCAGGCCCGTGCTATTGCCCGTTTGTTGTTGGCCCAGGGATCTCCGGGTGATCGGGTACTTTTGGCTTATGGCTTTGGTTTAGATTTTATCCCCGCCTTTTTTGGTTCGCTCTATGCTGGAATGATCGCTGTACCTCTACCCGAACCCCGCGCTACCTTAGAGCGGTGGCTTGGTATCCAGCAAGCCTGTCAGGCCTCTTTGGCGTTGGGTAGTGGCAGCTTTATTAAACAGTTACGTGAAAAATATCCGGCAGACAGCCCTCTACGGCAGCTCACTTGGTTGGCTACGGATCAACCGTTGGAAGAGGGGATAGGGCTTGATCCCTCTAAGGATATTGATGGCAATTCCCCGGCCTTTTTGCAATATACCTCAGGCTCTACAGGTGCGCCCAAAGGGGTGGTGGTTAGTCATGATAATATGATCGATAATGCCCGTACTATGCAGGCGGCTTTTAATGATATTGATGAGGAAAAAGGGTTCTCCTGGTTACCTTTTTATCACGATATGGGCCTGACGGGGGGGATGTTGCAGCCCATGTTTTTGGGGGTGCCCATGATGTTTATGTCGCCCCTTCATTTTTTACAGCGACCCAGGCGCTGGTTGCAGGCAATTTCTCGCTATCGCATTACCTCCTGCGGGGCACCGGATTTTGCTTATAAACTCTGTACCCAAAAAATTCGCCCTGAACAGATGGAATCATGGGATCTAAGCTGTTGGCAGCAAGCCATGGTGGGGGCAGAGCCGGTGCAGGCGGAGACCTTAGCACAATTTTCGGACCATTTTGGACCGTGTGGTTTTAATGAAAATGCTTTTTTCCCTGGCTTTGGTATGGCTGAAGCGACCCTGTTTATGGCGGGGCGGGATAAACAGTACCCGGTGACCACCTGCCGGGTAGATGCGCAAGCCTTAACCCGGCATGAGGTGGTGCCGTTGGCGGCCGATACATCTGATCAAACCTACCGGTTTGTGAGTAACGGTATTACCTATGGTTCTCACCGTTTATTAATTGTGGATCCAAAGACCCACACATTGTGTACTCCAGATCAAGTGGGTGAACTTTGGTTTCAGGGCGGGAACAAAGCGCTGGGCTATTGGAATGATCCCCTACAGACTGAAAAAACTTTCCAAGCTTATCTGGCGGATGGAACGGGTCCTTTTTTACGAACCGGTGATTTAGGCTTTCGTGTGGATGGCGAGCTCTATATTACTGGGCGTTTAAAGGATGTCATTATTATCCGAGGTTGCAACTACTACCCACAGGATCTTGAGTTGGCTGTTGAACAGTCTGACCCTGCCTTGCGTCCGGCGGGTGGTGTCGCTTTTTCTGTCACTACAGAGGGGGCTGAGCAACTGGTTATTTTACAAGAAATTGAACGTACCGCTCTGCGCAAAGCTGACCCCAAAGTATTGATGCGGACGATTCAATCGGCCCTATCTACGACCTTTGGACTGAGTGCCGCCCATATTGTCTTACTCAAACCCGGTAGTGTGCTGCGTACATCCAGTGGCAAAGTGCGTCGCCGGGACTGTCGAGAGGCTTTTTTAGCGGGTGATATGGTCTCCCTATGAGTGATCCAAACGCCTGCCCAGCGTATGAACCTATTGCGATCATTGGGATGGCCGGCCGGCTACCCCAGGCAGATACCCTTACGCAGTTTTGGCAGAATCTACATGCTCAAACATCACCGTTTGAGCAGATACCTAAAGTACGTTGGCGTTGGCAGGATTTTGTTGGTGAGCCTGAGGAGGAGGCGGAGTCTACCCGTGTTAAACATGGGGGATTTATGACCGATGTGGACCGGTTTGATGCTGCTCTGTTTGGGGTCTCCCCCAAGGAGGCTGCCTATATGGATCCTCAACAGCGGCTTTTTTTGCAAACCGCATGGGCGGCTTTTGAGGATGCAGGGTATCATCTGGATAATCTTGGTGGACGTCAGGTTGCCGTTTTTGCAGGGGTAAGTACCCAAGATTACCGTGAACTGCTGGCCCAAAGTGGGGTGGAAAAAAATGCTTTTTTGGCCACGGGTATGGCGGGCGCCATGTTGGCCAACCGGG
The nucleotide sequence above comes from Magnetococcus sp. PR-3. Encoded proteins:
- a CDS encoding type I secretion system permease/ATPase; translation: MQELLRALHKPILWAACMSIGVNLLMLISPIYMMQLFDRVLTSGHHATLYSLMGLALVGVITLGVLDALRQNLMARAASWLEQMGSQQVVAHTIQGNPTSVDGLQHLGRIRNFLSSPGLFALLDTPWVFFFALILAWMHPWLGLAAIIGAGMLLTIALLTELLSRQSIARTQNLQSENAQILTAAMQSGDAVKAMAMTQPIQDQWISRMTEASHWQRVTAERGALLGGATKAVRMSIQIIVLSLGAVLVLRNELSAGGMIAASIMLGRCLAPMEQAIGGWRNFISARRAWQQLAKLPSNQASLNSMALPKPSGAIQLDALTLNREAGQAPILEDLTLTLEAGSVLAIVGPSGSGKSSLCRLLVGATKPSTGQVSFDNRPVTGWNSDQLGAWIGYLPQGVELLPGTLKENIARFNPKLDEAKVVFAAQLAGVDGLIRQLPQGYETPITPGHPLPLSMGQRQRIGLARALYDNPKFLILDEPNANLDAEGEAALVKAIETAKGMGQTVVVVTHRPALMAVVDKVAILHQGRLLRYGDRNAIRRPVAVPTQSAPNTPSSHAVTQAVGATHV
- a CDS encoding STAS domain-containing protein; the protein is MDIQRIEEGDQIALVLKGELNHFAHQPFMKSIQTLQPNHTCTIHMDMVNTIDSAGLGMLLVLFEQMGSKPKKVKLCNPTPQVSGALKNSNFFSLFEVRDDCPIR
- a CDS encoding response regulator transcription factor, with product MIRIIMADDHTIFRQGLAHLLSAHSEVEIIGEAGRGDEALELIRSLKPDVALLDISMPGLNGLDVVKQVVSEGLTTRLLLLTMHDDPTLAIKADQAGALGYVVKDNAFSELQDAIAAVAAGKRFISAVVEEKVNELERLDDLPVQLSPREKEVVKLVAEGQTNKEIARTLGISPKTVDTHRTRLMRKLNLHTTADVVRYAMRMGLV
- a CDS encoding PAS domain-containing sensor histidine kinase — translated: MRAHHKLSIIRFWQQRVPLTLKVLVLLVMVGILSWNVLDHMQNRWASKLFTQQLEDTLERRFSRSLTQLKGYLRQQKKTTQLFVQHAQLVNYLRIRHDWGWGEQHQLKIHERLPSWLPSSAMIRDFTRSASFLLLDEDYHMQELFTNGRRDLDKNYLTPELLDYLSEGGPSSITQSNGVPLFIAAEPVRDAIGETMGVLALILPLDDRFLIDFTRQFDLEGIQVFIDEQEEHVIASSDPHTVPVGTAMAQLAQTYLFVGQDFFNYAFSSEMTFQVAALIPRSAVDDLHQQILKTGRTEKMISTLVFIATFVLILFWLSGKLKRLSYQINRFSEQNLGVQLEVPKRGDQLFALNHLLNRFSLEITRSREGLTQELTERKRTEKLLRESENRYRNLLDNITDWVWELDKDGNFSYSSPRVSDLLGFKPDEIMGKPPHQLMEPEERHRVEQLFAEIASRQRPLEVFTSNMLHAQSGRHVILETNGVPFYDNQGHFKGYQGISRDVTLRHHYEASLKQANQRLQTVLDGLDAMVRVTTLDQNESFFINAMANTRQQSLPCAQHHQSLHMEPELRDALCNDTVLVGPEGDPHRGISGEYFHPSEKRWYAVRVLAIRWVDNRLARLESITDITEKKALQESLRHLKNKLEIEERKRLGNLLHESIGQSLQAIKLGLEMKSLPADQAGISLKDEVAELQDAIGQLRDITTVLRPSFLERMNLEEAMRWWCHRLGRNWEGELELHASGNFDGLDAEITYNLFRILQEGLTNALKHAQATTLRVELQHVEGEGITLVVADDGVGMDLEQARRTAKGLGLSIISEQAERLGGTAQFTTAPEKGLTISVRVPE
- a CDS encoding substrate-binding domain-containing protein produces the protein MPYPISAMPMVFLLSLCTWMGYTAPLWAEKGPEQTTNAAFCKPGEYRADGHGIVGDSFSDPDYRVKKSEKWQKQPIRYGQWAKGADLALTLDQHLYAALTPIVARFAKQQGIEIVLKEGTCGVSQGLLNRKRVDLAGFCCPPAKTDRLPGLTFHTLSISSLAIVASVKNPIENLTQKQVRDIFQGHISDWGQIKGYQSGHLNNHAVWPVGRLHCTIRPGHWRRILADENLFSPRLDEAGSIPEMIQKVGRYPNAVGYEVLWDVIQFGGPKNPVKVLKVDGLHPNDDQALIEGRYPFYRTHSIAIWTPEAGQNPHAKALITYLNDNLSTLPKKFHLISSNRLRKAGWNFRGEELIGTPK
- a CDS encoding helix-turn-helix domain-containing protein, which codes for MKTLDTPTPEQIKQARKSAGLTQEGAAVLIHRKGRAWRKWEGQNHSMDLAIWELFLIKSNQLHLATYTNTMPT